The Streptomyces sp. NBC_00335 DNA window AACCCGCTCAAGGCGAGCACGGTCGCCGAGATGTGGTTCGGGGCCGGCCGGGACGTGGACGATCTGGTGGTGGTGACCCTGCGAGGGGGCGTCGGCGCGGGCATCGCGATCGGCGGCGCCCTGTACCGGGGCGCGGCCAATCGCGCGGGCGAGTGGGGGCACACCCGTCTCGTCGACGGGGGGCGGGAGTGCCGGTGCGGCAAGCGCGGCTGCGTCGAGGCGTACGTGAGCACCGCCGGCGTCGCCAGGACGGTCCGGGAAACGGCCCCGGACGGCGCCATGACCGGCCACGGCGACGAGGCGGCGGTCGTGGACGCCCTCGCCCGCGCCGCCGCCGCGGGCGACCCGGCCGCCGTCGAAGCGGTCACCCGGACCGCCCTCCACCTGGGCACGGCCGTGGCGGACCTGCTCAACCTCTTCGACCCGCAGGTCCTGGTGATCGGGGGGCCGACGGCCGAGCGGCTGGGCGAGCGGCTGCTCCGCGAGACGCGGGACGTCGTCGCGCGGCACGCGCTGCCCCACGCCCTGGACTCGGTGGAACTCCGGCTGAGTGCCGTCCGGAACAACCCCGTGAGCCTCGGCGCCGCGACGTTCGCCCTGGAGGGCTTCCTCGACGACCGGGAGACCTTCGGACCCGTGAAGGCCGGCCGCCGCGCGGCCCGCACCCGGCCGGTCGCCTGAGGTCCCGGCCGGGCCGCCGGGCCGCCGGGCCCTCGGGCGCCTCCCCGGCCGGCCGTTGTCGCTTCGATACCTGTTCGCAACAGGTTCGATTGCTCCAACTCGCGCTCCCGGACGTCCCATTCAGCACCGATGACGTTCGAGGGAGACCGCATGGAGCCCCACCAGGACCGCACGCCCGGCACGCCCCGCACCCCCGGCACGTCGCTCAGGGGCCGCCCGGCCCGGCGGAGAACCTACGGCAGACTGACCGCCGCGCTCCTCGCCGGCGGCCTCCTGCTGACCGGCTGCGGAAGCGGCGGTGCGAGCCGCAGCGCCGACGGGGAGTGGAAGGGCGGCGACTCCGGGCCGCGGCCGTCCGCCACCCGCCCCGGCGGGGAGAGCACGGAAGGCGAGAGCGACGGACGGCGCCCCACCGCACCGCCCGCCGACTACCTCTCCACCTTCGCGCTCGACGTGGACACCGCCAGCTACGGGTACGCCCGCCGCACCCTCGCGGACGGCAAGCTCCCCGACCCGGCCACCGTGCGCCCCGAGGAGTTCGTCAACAGCTTCCGCCAGGACTACCAGGAGCCCGACGGCGACGGCTTCTCCGTCACCGTGGACGGGGCCCGCACCACCGAGGCGAACTGGTCCCTGGTCCGCGTAGGCCTCGCCACCCGCGTCGGGAACGGCGGGGCGGACGGCGCCGAGGCGCGGCCGCCGGCGGCGCTGACCTTCGTCGTGGACGTCTCCGGTTCCATGGCCGAGCCCGGCCGCCTCGACCTCGTCCGCAGTTCCATGAAGCTGATGACCGACCAGCTCCGCGAAGACGACTCGGTCGCCATCGTCACCTTCAGCGGGAAGGCCCAGACCCGGCTGCCGATGACCCGCGTCGAGGGCCACCGCGACCGGATCCAGGAGGTCGTCGCCGCGCTGCGCACCGCCGACTCCACCAACGTGGAGGCGGGGGTCGTCCGCGGGTACGAGGTGGCGGTCGAGTCCCTGCGGCCCGGCGCCACCAACCGGGTCGTCCTGCTCTCCGACGCCCTGGCCAACACCGGCGCCACCTCCGCCGACACCATCCTGAACCGGATCGGCGAAGCCCGGAGCAAGCACGGCATCACCCTGTTCGGCGTGGGTGTGGGCAGCCAGTTCAACGACGCCTTCATGGAACAGCTCGCCGACCGGGGCGACGGACACACCACCTACGTCTCCGACGCGGAGGGCGCCCGCAAGGTGTTCTGCGAGGACCTGCCGGCTCACGTGCAGCTGCGGGCCCGCGATGCCAAGGCCCAGGTCGCCTTCGATCCGCAGACCGTCGAACGGTTCCGGCTGATCGGCTACGACGACCGCCGCGTCGCCGACGGCGACTTCAGGAACAACAACGTGGACGGGGGAGAGGTCGGCTCCGGCCACACCGTGACCGCCCTGTACGCGGTGCGGCTGCGCCCCGGCGCCACCGGACACCTGGCTACGGCGACGGTGCGCTGGCTGGACCCGCGCACCCGGGCGCCGCACGAGGAATCCGGCAAGATCGAGGCGGCGGCCCTGTCCGGCGACGTGTGGACCGGGGCGTCCACCCGCTTCCAGGTCACCGCGGTGGCGGCCTACTTCGCCTCCGCCCTGCGCGAGCGCGACGGAGGCTGGGAGCGGGTACCGGGCGCCCTCCCGCTGGGGACCCTGGCCGGGCACGCGGACCGGCTGTTCGGGAGCACCGAGGATCCGGCCGTACGCCAGCTGGCGCAGTCCGTGCACGAGGCCCGGGCGCTCACCGGCTGAGCGCCCGGACGAGGGGGTGCGGGTACGGGGCCGCCGCCGCTAGTGGTCCAGTACGGCGGCCCGTACGCACAGGACGTCGGGGAGGTGCTCGGCCAGCAACTGCCAGCTGTCCCCGTCGTCCTGGCTGGCGTACAGCTCGCCGTTGCGGTTGCCGAAGTAGATCCCGGCCGGGTCCGCGTCGTCCGTGCAGAGCGCATCGCGCAGCACCGTGCCGTAGTGATCGCCGGCCGGCAGTCCCTTCGTCAGGGGCTCCCAGCTGGCGCCCGCGTCCCTGGTGCGGAAGACCCGGCAGCGGTGCTCCGCCGGGACGCGGTCGGAGTCGGCGTTGAGCGGGAAGACGTAGGCGGTGCCGGGCCGGTGCGGGTGGGCGGCCACGGCGAAGCCGAAGTCGGAGGGCAGGCCCCCGCCGATGTCCGTCCAGCGGGTCCCGGCGTCGTCGCTGCGGTAGACGCCCCAGTGGTTCTGCAGGTAGAGCCGGCCGGTGTCCCCGGCGTCCTGGGCGATCTTGTGCACGCACTGGCCGAACTCGGGGTTCGGATCGGGCAGGAACACCGCCGAGACCCCGCGGTTGGACGGGGCCCAGCTCGCCCCGCCGTCCGTGGTCCGGAACACCCCGGCCGTGGAGACCGCCACCGTGA harbors:
- a CDS encoding vWA domain-containing protein, whose translation is MEPHQDRTPGTPRTPGTSLRGRPARRRTYGRLTAALLAGGLLLTGCGSGGASRSADGEWKGGDSGPRPSATRPGGESTEGESDGRRPTAPPADYLSTFALDVDTASYGYARRTLADGKLPDPATVRPEEFVNSFRQDYQEPDGDGFSVTVDGARTTEANWSLVRVGLATRVGNGGADGAEARPPAALTFVVDVSGSMAEPGRLDLVRSSMKLMTDQLREDDSVAIVTFSGKAQTRLPMTRVEGHRDRIQEVVAALRTADSTNVEAGVVRGYEVAVESLRPGATNRVVLLSDALANTGATSADTILNRIGEARSKHGITLFGVGVGSQFNDAFMEQLADRGDGHTTYVSDAEGARKVFCEDLPAHVQLRARDAKAQVAFDPQTVERFRLIGYDDRRVADGDFRNNNVDGGEVGSGHTVTALYAVRLRPGATGHLATATVRWLDPRTRAPHEESGKIEAAALSGDVWTGASTRFQVTAVAAYFASALRERDGGWERVPGALPLGTLAGHADRLFGSTEDPAVRQLAQSVHEARALTG
- a CDS encoding WD40/YVTN/BNR-like repeat-containing protein — encoded protein: MTDVVLLAGTRKGLFIGRRGSGGTWEFGEPHFNAQAVSAVAIDRRAGAPRLLVAGDSTHWGPSVFSSDDLGATWREPAAAAVKFPEDTGASLERVWQLHPAGPEAPGVVYAGTEPAALFRSADHGESFELVRPLWEHPTRDKWVPGGGGEGLHTVITDPGDPDLVTVAVSTAGVFRTTDGGASWAPSNRGVSAVFLPDPNPEFGQCVHKIAQDAGDTGRLYLQNHWGVYRSDDAGTRWTDIGGGLPSDFGFAVAAHPHRPGTAYVFPLNADSDRVPAEHRCRVFRTRDAGASWEPLTKGLPAGDHYGTVLRDALCTDDADPAGIYFGNRNGELYASQDDGDSWQLLAEHLPDVLCVRAAVLDH
- a CDS encoding ROK family protein; the protein is MVRRTAQDIRRGNRFDVLRCVYAVPGQVTRQDIAVATGLSFATVANLVAELLEAEVLAEAGHEDSSGGRPRARLEVNAGRGSLIGIDVAETTLQAQLFDLKLRVLHSVEMPLPVPLPLQEAAEAGEAREALEVRPADVVDTIAAAVEELMTASGTRPAQVLGAGVSVPGVVQREGGVSVFSPYWSWREVPLGALLAERLGMPLYLDNPLKASTVAEMWFGAGRDVDDLVVVTLRGGVGAGIAIGGALYRGAANRAGEWGHTRLVDGGRECRCGKRGCVEAYVSTAGVARTVRETAPDGAMTGHGDEAAVVDALARAAAAGDPAAVEAVTRTALHLGTAVADLLNLFDPQVLVIGGPTAERLGERLLRETRDVVARHALPHALDSVELRLSAVRNNPVSLGAATFALEGFLDDRETFGPVKAGRRAARTRPVA